CACGACTTCCGccgcagctcctccacctcccACGCTCGCCCGTGCTCCTCCGTCTCTTTGGGCGTCAGCAGGAGCTTCCCCGGCGCGGGGAAGAACCCCCACAGTCCGTGGCTCTCGTCGACCTCGATCTTGGGCTTGAACTCGACGGGCTTCGGCAGCGGCATGTTGGACATGGACAGCGGCTCTCGTGGGCCCGATCCGTAGAGGCTGCTGACGCCTCGTCGCTTGTTGCTGTCCTTTGTCTTGCGCTTGCATTGCGGCGCCGTCGTCGAGAAACTTGCTACCCGCAGGAAAAGGCTTGATGACGGCCCATTCTGGAGAGACAGGCCTAGCCTTGAGGCGCAGCCTGATGAGGCTCGAAGCGCATTGGGCGCTGCTGCGATTGACATTGTGGCGACGAgagggaagggaaaaagactgaacatcaaatcatcaatccatcagcatcattcGCTTAGATCTTCAGACGAGGCACAAAATTTGGGAAATCGGCTGCCGCATCTCGCCATCCTATTGGCCAGCCTGGCGCATTTTCTGCCCCGCCTTGTGGTTGAATTTGACTGCTTAGTCATCAGTGTAGGCCACCATAATCTGTTTAGAGCAACTTGAGCAACAACCCACGACTATTTAGATATGAGATGAAAGAACTAATACCATGCAGTTCTTGGTATATGCCGGTTGATGGTTATCAACTCTCATTTCGAGTCCACGTAACTCTCATAGGTTATCCATGGGCTTTTGAAACCCATCTAAAGATCCGGAGCGCAGGTGCTAATGGTGCTGTAAACGGCAGAAACCGACACATCAACCAATGTTGCAGTCTCATGTAATCCAGGTAGCCGTATGTAAATAATGAGCACACGACATAAACCTcaattccttcttctccccgcCCAACGGCTCCTCATGCTATTTTCTACTGCATAGCCCATCTCAACGACATATGAGTTCAGTGCCTAAAAATAACACCCTGCTCCAGGTTACCCCGTACATTAACTAATGCTCACTTCATATCCTGCCGCCCGAGGTGCTTTAGAACAGCCACAAGATTGAAACATGCATATTCAGCTGCATGAGGGGGTGGAGGCATCAATTATTTTCTCATGATCAGAATCATATCTCAGAAGTTAATGCTATTTAGGATTTAACTGTTTCCTAGCggaaagcaagcaaacaagtAAAGTTCTGGTATTTTTCGATAGTTTCTCCTTCATTCAGCCCAGGGGACCCCAATGTACTATACTTGCACAAGATAAACGACGCCACAACAAAAAGGCCAGCGAAGCAACACGGCACGAAAGTATTCAGGGCAATCAACTTGCCACTATGCATTTGTCTCATGGCGGCAATACTCCAGGGGCAGGCCAGGCAAACAAGTGTTTGAGCCGAGATATTCTCCGGAAGCCGCTCCCCGTCTCTGCGCTAGCAAGGCAAGgaggccagcagcaacagtaGAAGTACAAGCAATTGCAAACCAGTAGcacgagtactcgtaccagcATACCAAGTATGATCCTACCTGCACAAGCATGTGTCCATATCATCCCTTGTCCGGGTGGCCATCGTACGTGTCTGCGATTGGTGATGCCTGCAGGGACATGCAGCAATACCCCTCCAATATTCAGACACGCACGGAGTACACTGTCGACCGTCTCCTCGAATCACATCCCATGCGCTCACCGACAGTGCCTTGTGCAGGAGCAATTTCACAAAGACACGGCTGAGActtctcatcatccacgTTCCGTGACATCACGGGCAGAAGGCTTGCAAAGTCACAAGGCAATTTTCTGACCAACATGCAATGAAACCCTACCGAGAGGCAAGGTTGATAACGCCCCTCTCACGCCACCAGACGAGCCCTCCCGGGCCAATAATGCCGACCGAGCTTGTCTCATCTTGCGACCCAACGTAGGTACAAGCAGTCCATGTCTTTGTTTACAGACAAACTCATAGTCGAACATGTCTCGAGTCGACCGGACACTATACCCCGGCCCTGGTCACCGGTCGTATGGGATGTCCCTGCAGGAAAACGCAACAAAAAGGCGAAGATCCAATAACCAAGGCTCAGCCATCATGCGTCGTGCAAGCATCTAGTCCGTGTTACTGCATACTGGAAGCCAGGAGgccgagagagagaaccCGAGACCATAAAGAGGGCCCGAAGCAATGCACCTTGCCGGCCTCCATTGAGACACCTCAATTCATTAGGTCCAAGAACACGGATACGTGCACTGACATGACATGATATGTGAAAAGAGACATAGCGGTGCCTCCGAGCTGCCCAGGCACTGGCCGGCCGGCTTCCCGCGATGCATGGCGTACGACAGCCGCTCACCGGGATCCACGCACATACTCCGGCTCGTTGTCTTGACTCCGACTGGTGCACGTATTACTGAGGCGTTCGTATATCAAGGCAGAAGGAGCAGGGGGAGACTGGACGAGgaaatagagagagaaagagaagagagaaaacaagacaCCCGGATAGCGTTGGGACCCTTCCGGCGCCAGGAGGAGCACAGCAAACACAGCCCGCCGTACCCTTGAAACATGCGCCAACACATACTGAATCTGCTGTTGTTTGCTCATCACTCAAAAGCAGCGCCATGTCAGCCAGGCCAGGGCAAATGATGCagttgtacgagtacgaagcACCGGCAGGACGCAATGTAAAGACGTGGAGTGCGGTGGCATAGTATTGGCCTCGGCGCGTGGATCGATGCCGGCTATCGGTTTCACGTAGCATTGGGGTCCGTGTCGGGGCAGCTCTGGCCCCGGGGAGAGACTGTATACGGAATGCGGAGTGCTGGCAACCACAAGCAGTAATGTGGACATGCCCGCTACCAGCCTGGATCTCCCCATTTTTGTTGTCTTCCGGCTCTGGAGGAGTGCCGTATATTGGCACTTGTGTGCCGGATAAGCCTGCATACTGGGCGTCTCcccttcctttttccttctgtCTTGTTTCCCCTTTCACACAAGTCCCCATTCAGCCCATATGGAGTACATGGCGCAAGGTCAGCGGACTGTCCCGCAACGAAGGAAGCTGAGACTCGTACTAGCATCGGGAAGTATACCAAGTGCCGGGGTGGAGTAGTTCTATGTAAAGGCAATTCGTACGAGCTTCTTGAATATCCGTGCAACGGCTTTGAGACTTTTGGCCCCATGTTCCCTGGGTAGGTAGCGCCCATCTGCGCCACAGATATAACGGCAACACCCAACAtacaccaaaaaaagaaagaaagaaagcaataGTACAGGGGCTCTGAAGTACCGGAAGACAGTCAAGCTGGTAATTCTAACACAGCTCCGTAAGGATGACGTGTCTCACATCATTTTTGCCATGAATTTGACGCCGACGTGACAGAACAGTAGAGGTCACGCAAAATCCAGATAGCTGACTCGAGGCCTCCCTATTCGAGGTAGCGCAGAGCGGCGTGGCAGAGGAGTTTTCATTCCGCCCTTGGTGGCTTTATACCAGTGGTGCTTTGATTCACAaatgttcttttttttccttttccctgcATGTGGATGGCGGTGTCCAGAAGGGTTCCGCTTTTCATtgagaagacgaggttgcTAGTAAATTACGTAGGGAGTTGTTATAAGGAAATTGCAGCACCTTGTTGGCAGAGCGgaataaaaagaaggaaCTTCCCGCCGTGCGGTCAAAGCATTGGGAATCAAAGCTGAAGCGCGTATGAGTAGGTATCCCGAGTCGAGAGAGACATGCTACTCTTCGGACAAATGATTGACGCCCCTTTGGCGACGTGTCTCAGCCATGTATTGCCAATGCATCGGTACCTAGCGACTACAAACATGTCTCCATTTCGCCGCAGCTGCCGCTCCATGAGGTATCTGATCCAGCGTGGGGGTCTTTTTCATAGAAAGGCCACTTGGCGGTACTAAGTGATTCCTGCAAACCCGACTGGCCAGAATAGGTGCTGTGAGGGGTCGGACAAGCTGCCCCCCCTTTCTCCTTCGTACCACAAGTCCTTCGCACGTACGGAGAACCTGGCAGTACCTTGGGCATGAAGAGCGGTCCGCTTCTCGGTGGCATGGCAAGTAAGGTACCCATGTACTTGTTGGTGCAAagccctcttcatccatggGGGTGCCAGCTTGGGGGCGTTGAGTGGTCCGAATGCCCAGCCATCCATCTTGGTCCAAGAACAGCAACGCACCAAATACGAATGCAAGCCCTatcctcttcttggtgccTGATTTGCATAACTGAATGCCAAGGGTTTGACGTGACGTTTGGGCCATACTCGCACCAGTCATCCAGTGGTCATCCTGGCCCTAGAAAAGCTGCTCTTGTGACCCCACGGAAGCAGTACAATACATAAGAATAGCACATGGTGAGATGACACGAGTGGTAGCTGCTCGGTGCCATCTCCTAGGCAGCAGGATTAAGGAAGAAGATaccccctctcccccttccGGTTTCCTTCGTTGAGAATACTAGGGCAACAAGTGTTCTGTGCCAGCATCGTTAGTACCGCCACTACACGTCTGTATGTATATTCCCGCTTTCGCCGGCGCTAGCAGGTTCATTGTTGGTAAACGCACAGAGTCTTGTTCCATACAAGGGGACCGCGGCTTGCGCTTTTCACTGCGTGTTAGGTAATCTGAATAGCCTAGCAATAGCCTGATATGTCGGTTCCATTCGGCAAACTTCTGAGAAGCCCTGGTTCCACTCGGCGCTTGTGCTAGCAAACCAAAGCATGGATGCCGGAGCTAGATGGACATGGGACCCAGACGAAGAACTTCGAGTGCTGAATCGGAGTTTAGGCCCGTCGGCAAAAATGGGGAAGGTGTAGTCGTAATATGCCATTGTAtcgtgtactcgtacaaggtCCTGGCAACCCGGACGAGCATGCGAGTACAGGACAACCAACTGATCCTAACAACCACACCATGACACTTTTTGCGTGCGATGCAACATGCTCAGACGGCTAATGGAGAGGTCGTAAATCCATCGTCAGGTGACATATTCGATTCTTGAACAATATGTTTCTTGTTTCCCGTTCCTTTTCTCCCAAAAGCTCTTGCTGGTTCACTGTCATCAGTGCTTGTACTAGTGACGCGTGGCTCGTCGTCTCTGCTGTACTCTACTTCGCACGCAAGAGTGCGGGCGCAGAGTTTCAACTGTGGCCAGCCACTCTCCCTCTTTTAAGTGCTTTACTTGTGGTCAGCATCATGGTATGGCGTGAGGTTGTGAGAATAATCTGCCATGTTTTTGCCTTGCGCGTCTTAGGTAGCGTGTATACCTACAGTAAGACTAGACTCCGCGAGGAGCCTTTTTCCCGTTCAGCACTCCAAATGGTTGCATGGCGGAAGTCTCCTCATTCATTGCAATGTTCGCGAGGCCACTCCCACGTGGAAGCCCGCCAATAGTGACCCGTTTGGGGCTTCTGCAGACACCACCTAGGGTTGAGAACTTTGGCTGTCTGCCCGCTAGTGGGAGCACTTATTAGAGGCATCGTGAGCTGGTTGAGCGTCTTGTTGTTGCTAGCCTCGACTAGCCTCTTGTCACCGCCCTTCGTTTCCACGCCTAGCCGCTGGCTGGATTTATTTTGTCGGGCAATGTAGGGAGTACAAGAGCATGATTCTCGTCACAGTGGCTGGGCTAGCAATATATTCCGTACGGAGCACATTTCGCATTAGGATGGGCCAAGCATCCAAGCTCTGGAAAAGTTCGCGCTAACACGCCAGATACCCCTGCAATTTCGGGGTTATTTGGCGGGCCTGGATTGCTAGGAGTGACGTCGAAGCGACCAAGATGGTCTCCTGCACGCCAAAAACTGCGAGGATCGAATGGCAGTGACTTGGTTGGGGCTAGTTCCATTCCGGACTCCGTCGCAGCCGGCGGGAAATTGGGGCGTGGACTTGTATATCTTGATGTGCGGTAAAGAAACTCGGCAACAATGGAGACGCCCTCCCGCCAGCCAGGGGGGTATGAGGTAGATGGTACTTTATATTAAGAGGGAAATCCGTCACCAACCCAACCAGACGTTGCTCTGAGAGGCAGTGATGGTAGCACTCGGAGGCCTGTCGTTGTGCAAATGACCACACTGGGAAATGAAGTGAAATGAGAGATGAGCTGAATCCAGAGCGGTGCATGTGGCGAGTGCTGTACTGTGCCGCGTCCGTTGCGTTTCCTCCGCTGGTCCGTTGCGGTCGTCATCGCAGCGATTCATGCTTGGCAGCACGCCTAGGCCACCGCATATTCATGTATCTGTAGAGAATTGAGCTATCAAGGTGCCAAGAGGCGCACAAATACGAAGCCGTGGATGGACAGTCTATGCGCAAGGCCTCGAACCATGTTGAGAGGCGCACATGAGTGGTACTGGCAAACGCGTTGGCAATATCATGCCTAAAATAAACAGCCGCCGGCGTCCGCCCGTTGCATGGGAAGCACGAAGCTCTACTCGGTCGCACGCGCGTGGTATATCAGCCCAATCTTACTATGGAGTCCAACGTGATGCATGTTCAGGGCGCATGTGCTGGTGGCATATCGTCAACGGACGGGGAGAAAAGTACGGAGGACGTCCGCTGTGGTTCTCCTCGGATGCGGGCGTTGGTAGGCCACCAGCGTCCTAAATCTTGATCCCAACGGATCTGGCAACGCAGTGGAAATGGGGCCGATGGAGAAGTTCGGAACGGGCAGCCAACATGTCAACTATCCACTCATGCCACCAGTCCCGCTGCATCGCCAGGAACGTTGGCCCCAATGCCGAAGTAAGTGTGCGGACAGAATGGATACCAGCGGCCACCGTGGTCCTTTCCAGCGTTACACAAAAGCCCTATTCGTGCGTTCAATTCTGCCACGATCGATCGGGTGGTCCCAGAAGGTTGGAATCCAGGTTGGCGTGCTAGGgcgcaagaagaaaaaaaggcgagcaaaatgaataaaagAGCATCCCACCCACCAACTTTGGCAAACAGCGCAACGGCGCATTGTCGATTTGCTGATTTGTCGACAATGCGATTGTCACAGACAATATGTCTCGGATTCTCAAAAGAACCAACCACACACATGGCGGTAAACAGTATGTCATTCGGGTTCCCAATTTGAGCAGTTCCGGTTTGGAACAAAACACAAACGACAGGGATTTCTTGTGATTGATGCGCGTTTGAATCGTGATCCTGCTCCGGAGGGAGCATCTGGTACCCCAAGTAGAGTACAAGTTGCAGTAGACTGCGGCCGTCTCAGGATACTCAGATGTGCGCGCGCATTGCAAATCTTCAGCACGAACAGGAGTAAGCAGTTGTCGTGTTCAGCTCCGTGTCGCCAGACACTGTCCCTACCAGTTACCGAGCCACAGCGCTTTTGGACCCGggccatgaccatgacaTCGCTGTTTCTCACACCCGTCTTAATGCCTACATGTAGCAGCTACCTCGGCCTCAGACTTACTCGTATCCGGCGACTCATGCGTCTTCGTGAGGGGACCACCTGGAACTTGGCCAGCCACCTGTCGCGGTGATGGGAGGAAGTGCACTTGGTCGGCGGGCTTGCTGCCTCTTTGGGCAATGGCGCGAGCAAGTGGTATGGCAATTCCCCATTTGTCAGCCGACTGGGATGTTTCCATTGTCTAGATTCGAGCTGCGCTAGTGGTGAGAATTGACTCGCTGGGCTTTGCTGGACCGATAAGATGCCACAGAGATGAGGCCAAAAAATCTGCACGTCAGGCGGTGAGGCGCAGTGGTGCCGTACCGGTTTGGGGCCAGTCCACTTGGGGAAAACTCGGGAGTCTGCGGGAAGAAGGGGGTGACGTAACGATGCGGCGACCCCCAATTAGCCGCGAGCTAGGCTGAACAGAAACGGCCTGAGCGATTCCGACGGTGCTTGTAGCGCCTGGCTCGTTCACGAACCACAGACGCCACAGAATGATGAATTTTCCCATTCATGTTTCGTTGAGACGAAACGGTTTCAGATCAGGCAAAAGAGGTGAGCCGAACTAGACTTTAATACCCACTCGCCGAAAACAACCCGCGACCAAATCTACAACGCTTGCCGAATCTCTCTTCGGTGAGCGTCCAGGTATATAGAAGGGAGATCATACACCCTAAGTCGTGTTAGTGCCAGGTCTAGGTATTCGTACTTCTGGTTGCCTCAGCATGTCTTTGAGCAAGTGGCTGTAACGCGGCGTGAGGGGTTTGAGGACAGCCTGCTgagggaaagagaaggaagctgaaagaaaagaatgtGAGAGCTTGATAACCCCTTGTTGTTGGACTGGCACGAGCGTCAAGgtcaaaaaaagagggagagggaaacGAATAAGGCAATAAAAACATAAATACAAAAATGACatactgtacttgtactaGCAAGTTAAGTTGCTCTACCAGGGTTGCTCCGGCGGACAATTTTCGCAAGATGGCGAAGGTCGGCTCTCCTGAGCTCGCTCCCCTTCGGCCGTTGTCCGACGAAAGCGTTGGTCATATTCAAGTCTGGGAGGGGAGCTAGGGGCGTATCGGTCATGGGCATCGTCTTTATGAGAAACCTGAGACTTAATAATGCGGTCCGGTCGGCACTCAACAAGCGCCACAGAAACAACTGCATCACGCTTCAACGACGTTGAAACCCTTGATCGTAGGTTCAATCGACGGAGCCGCAAAAAGCTAAAGCGAGGCGCTGACTCCCGGGCCAACGAAATCTACCTGGGGGCGAGGAAACGGGGTCCTCCAAATCTGCGTCCCTCAGCGGGAAGACTCCACCGCTCATGGGCTCCAGAGCTTCTGGATTCCACGTCGAAGCTTTTTTGAATCACTGCCGCTCAGGAGGGGACGCAAGCAATCGAGCGAGCATGGGGCCCTGAGGTCTTCGCGAGAAGGAGGGTGGCCTGGGTCCACCACCAGATCTGTCCAGAGTGGGTTCGATGCCAtttgaggccattgccaaatACCATTGGCcgccatctttttttcccatggAGCAGGGATGTTTTAGAAGGCGTCTGCACTTGTAGACGCGTAATGGCAGCAATTGGCGGGCGTTTCAAAGACGAGCTCGGCTTTTGCCCTCGTTCTCTAACAAACCGTTTTGTAATGAAAGAATGCTAAGAAGATGTAAATAGGAACGGAGAAACGGCCTTACACAGTATGAGATTGAACAGCACCAGGATGACGTGATCTCAAAAGGGTGCAAGCCTATTAATGAGAAGTAATTCGGCCGACGTGCTTCGGCTAGTGtgttgatcttttttttgccctttttttttttctacaaCTGTACCAAGTAGTACTAAGCCGAGTTGCGATTGCGATTGCGGAACTTTTCCCCCAATGAGTAACGGGGTGTAGAACACTCCGTCCTCTTTTCAATACTCCGAAGCCGACATCCCAGTAGTAGTATCGGACCGGAATCGAAAATGCTAGCACTTGGATTAGCATGCTCCTACTTGACTCGTGCGCATAACCAACCGCTTGTAGGACCTACTGTACGCTGAGCTCCGTGCGGTGTACAAGCCGTCATGGAAGAATTTTAGCAAGGCCGGCAACTAATTGGTTGAGCCTGAGAGTTGAGgcgagagaaaagaggcagaaaggGTAAAATACAATAACTGAAGATTGAAAGAcaaagtgaaaaaaaaaaacagccGAAGACCTGAAACCGAACTTGCGCTAATACATGGCTCTTTCCCGCCCAGATACGTTTACAGTAGCAGGTATTGCCTACTTTACTTTACTTGCTTGGGTAGGCACGGCTGTCACGAAGGCGCATCTGGTCCGGTCCGTTTTTTACTTTGCTTTTGTTCTGGATGCTCAACAACTGCCAATCAAACCCATGATATGTATCAATGCATCTCAAGTCGGGATAATTTTGATCCAAACTAGGCATTTTGATGATCATGTGATGCAGAAGAGGCTGATGGCCCGTACGGGCAGTACATTAGCGGTGATACCCTGCGCACCTGTATTTTGACATCCCGCGTGATGCGGGATGCCAGAGCCGTTTCCAACGGCCTTTTGGGCATTGATATTTAGTTTTCGATGTGAGAGCTAGTACTTGCAGATGAACAGCCATGAAGCGCTATTGCGGCACTAGCAACAGGATTGCATTGACATTGACTCAATATGTAGGTAGGGTCTAGGTGCTCTGTTAATGCCATGCACGGTTAAGGCAGTTAATATTGGATTAGCATTGACGCCTGTTGCACCTGTTGGCATGTGCTAGTAGTTGACTGTGTTGAATGCCAAGTCCAGTACAGTTACAGTAGGAGTATCAGACCGATGTTGACCAGGCTGGGCTTACGAAGTATTACGAGCACTCAGCAACAAAAggcaggcaaggcaagggaggaATTGGACTAGTGTCGTTGCTCAGCCATCTTTATTGCTGCATTGTCACCGTATGAGCCCTTGATTCCGCTACTGGGTGGTAAATCCTCGTACGAGGGAACATGTGCTTTTGTGGTGGCAGCCGGAGATGAGCAAGACGCTTCGGGCTGAGAAAGTACCTACTACTGTAGTATAGAAAAAAGTAGTGTTGCTGAGAAATACCTGGTAAAAGATAATCAATAAAAGATAATCGACACTACAGCAAGTAGCAAACGCCGAGCTTATACGACGTACAGCGACCTCGGCGACTATGATTGACCGCCGGACCGTCTATGAGGTAATTAGGGAGCAGCTGCGTCGCGGCCAAAGTGCTTCCTGAAGACGAAACGAGGAGAGGATGCATAGCATAGGATGGCTCAAACCAGGTTGCAACACAACTTGTCGTCGAAATGGATGCAGCCAGCACGGCCGTTTCTACTACGAATACTCCTACCTGCTCAAAGAGAGGGAGTCTCCCCGATGAGAATGACACTTTACCATGCCACACCACAATGCCACATGTGTTGCTTGTTatgtatgatgatgaggataaCGATGGTTGATGCCTATTCGGCTTTAGCAGCAAGGCGCCTTTTGGGGCTTTGGGTTCCCATGCCGCCATGATCAAAAAGCGAGGCATCGTGGCCAGATAGACGGACGGGATAGACGAGGCCGTCAGGCGCCGGACAGGTAGCATTGGCATCAATGCCACTTGGCAGCACTCGTTGCTGGCAGCCCAGGAGCTAGAC
This genomic stretch from Trichoderma breve strain T069 chromosome 1, whole genome shotgun sequence harbors:
- a CDS encoding mitochondrial 39-S ribosomal protein l47 (MRP-L47) domain-containing protein — encoded protein: MSIAAAPNALRASSGCASRLGLSLQNGPSSSLFLRVASFSTTAPQCKRKTKDSNKRRGVSSLYGSGPREPLSMSNMPLPKPVEFKPKIEVDESHGLWGFFPAPGKLLLTPKETEEHGRAWEVEELRRKSWEDLHALWWKCCKERNMLATARAELLRGKLGFGEREIDSRDEEVTKTMRAIKHALTERFYTWQDAVEVARSDPEINLEGGEGQVYTPSAYEEGYDDVPAVEEADKELKEPTR